One stretch of Diorhabda carinulata isolate Delta chromosome 5, icDioCari1.1, whole genome shotgun sequence DNA includes these proteins:
- the LOC130893842 gene encoding recQ-like DNA helicase Blm isoform X1 — translation MANDKEDFFDAFKNTSMNKIEKFSFKKIDKSSTKPHVTEKISHFFKPVEKKVIPKDSIEDELEAIFHEPFPIRPSEISSNLTDPNKNNSTHQINKQSKFNFKATLNKTAHISNVEATNNFENNTKPSNNKNYSLNQSKTNYISPIKPNFKKLTCTTSSDEFEVKETTQETSPKNKSKHSPKLVIPKSSQKFKFKKTVTNISAVYESIFGNSSNKECLSTDVVKVQTSRNIFDVTTEEKIPEDEKQNDLNISSSTDDFPKISNSNKPLKSDTSACESPSFLSLKSRCCVVSEESVSQSPVAQQLEVSNDQVKFDKHKNSVSNKFLDDEITIISQSLAASEDDYMDDETFERIFGGTTENANNQDEDINLNTIDWKDDFEKNIENDVASTSQNSEHCYTEEVSAINWNEDVFDEDTDTPVISFKDRDDNTLEFRKNYHFSDTVEEVLHQKFGLQTFRPQQREIINATLNRHDCFVLMPTGGGKSLCYQLPAILSEGVTIVISPLRALIGDQVDKMNGLDIPAAHLCQDVSLEDTNRIMTKLYCREPLIKLLYLTPEKIMASKAVNDVLKNLYQRGKLARFILDEAHCLSQWGHDFRPDYKQLTFLKREFTDVPIMCLTATATKQVENDVINILKLNNIKRFIMSFNRPNIKYQVIPKKGKFASEEIIQLIKKKFLKKSGIIYCLARNDCEYLADMLNKANIMSRPYHAGMSDKVRNAIQREWMQDRFFVIVATIAFGMGIDKPDVRFVIHNSLPKSVEGFYQESGRAGRDGDISYSYLFYNYCDVLRLQKLMQLDRKSNASVREGHNNNLKQMVSFAENMVDCRRYLQLIHLGENFNRQLCIKNKATTCDNCENIDTYSSVEVTKDAKQLGILVKDLSAKSNVTMLHVADVYKGSKIQKIFKMGHDKHRLYGAGSSFNKNDIQRILKTMVLKNVLEDKVIYAGEYPVVYITTGKKFNALNAPDLKITIPINKKSVNKVNSTIEDNEGEEEDSIEDRQVPGPSKPLPINTNKVKIASYSKFNKTKINNLKVQCHEALLEECRKLALERNLTLSAIMNLTAIKTMSDVLPKTKEEFLKIQHVTAANYKKCGENFLAITSKFREQVDALGTAPKITESSSFGSSFDDESDWKNPPVPSQRGTKRKWTGGYNWKNKKGKKKRTANSPKKKTSPKSKYKKTGWKSKRGGGKGGGSSIGLMPLHFK, via the exons ATGGCAAACGACAAGGAAGATTTTTTCGATGCATTTAAGAATACATCAatgaacaaaattgaaaaattcagtttcaagaaaattgataagaGTTCTACAAAACCTCACGTAACAGAAAAAATATCGCATTTTTTTAAACCTGTTGAGAAAAAGGTAATACCAAAAGATAGTATTGAAGATGAGCTAGAAGCTATTTTTCATGAACCTTTTCCTATCAGACCAAGCGAAATATCTTCGAATTTAACggatccaaataaaaataattctactcATCAAATCAACAAGCAGTCAAAGTTCAATTTTAAAGCCACATTAAACAAAACTGCTCATATTTCTAATGTTGAAGCCACAAATAACTTTGAGAATAATACGAAACCCTCTAATAACAAGAATTATAGTTTGAATCAAAGCAAGACAAATTATATCTCTCccataaaaccaaattttaaaaaacttacttGCACCACTTCTTCAGATGAATTTGAAGTTAAAGAGACAACACAGGAAACATCTCCGAAGAATAAATCGAAACATAGTCCAAAATTAGTGATTCCTAAAAGctctcaaaaattcaaattcaaaaagaCTGTAACTAATATTTCTGCCGTATATGAATCAATTTTTGGTAATAGCTCAAATAAAGAATGTTTATCTACAGACGTTGTAAAGGTACAGActagtagaaatatttttgatgttacaacagaagaaaaaatacCTGAGGATGAGAAGcaaaatgatttaaatatatCAAGTTCAACAGATGATTTCCCAAAAATCAGTAATTCAAACAAACCACTAAAATCTGATACTTCAGCTTGCGAGAGTCCCAGTTTCCTCTCTTTAAAGAGTAGATGTTGTGTGGTTTCTGAAGAATCTGTTTCCCAATCTCCAGTTGCACAGCAACTAGAGGTATCAAATGATCAAGTAAAATTcgacaaacataaaaattcagTAAGCAACAAATTTTTAGACGACGAGATAACTATTATCAGTCAGTCATTAGCTGCTTCTGAAGATGATTATATGGATGATGAAACTTTTGAAAGGATATTTGGTGGCACAACTGAGAATGCAAATAATCAAGATGAAGATATCAATTTAAACACTATTGATTGGAaagatgattttgaaaaaaatattgaaaatgatgtag caTCTACATCACAAAATTCGGAACATTGCTATACAGAAGAAGTATCTGCTATAAATTGGAATGAAGATGTTTTTGATGAGGATACAGATACACCTGTAATTAGTTTCAAGGATCGAGATGATAACACtttggaatttagaaaaaattatcatttctcAGATACTGTGGAAGAAGTTTTGCATCAAAAGTTTGGTCTACAAACATTCAGGCCCCAGCAACGTGAAATTATTAATGCAACATTAAACAGGCATGACTGTTTTGTTCTTATGCCAACAGGAGGAGGGAAGAGTCTTTGTTATCAACTTCCAGCCATTTTAAGTGAAGGAGTCACAATAGTTATTTCTCCTCTTAGGGCACTAATTGGAGACCAAGTAGATAAAATGAATGGTCTAGACATTCCAGCTGCTCACCTTTGTCAGGATGTTAGTTTAGAAGATACGAATCGAATTATGACTAAATTGTATTGCAGAGAGccactaataaaattattatatcttaCACCTGAAAAAATTATGGCATCCAAAGCCGTTAATGATGTGTTAAAGAATTTGTATCAAAGGGGAAAGTTGGCTAG gTTTATTCTTGACGAAGCTCATTGCTTATCACAGTGGGGTCACGATTTTAGGCCCGATTATAAACAGCTTACTTTTCTCAAACGTGAGTTTACAGATGTTCCAATTATGTGCCTTACAGCGACCGCTACCAAACAAGTAGAAAATGatgttatcaatattttaaaattgaataatattaaaagaTTCATCATGAGTTTCAATAGGCCCAATATTAAATATCAG GTTATACCAAAAAAAGGTAAATTTGCTAGTGaagaaataatacaattaattaaaaagaaatttcttaaaaaatctggaataatatattgtttagcACGGAATGATTGCGAATATTTAGCTGACATGTTAAACAAAGCTAATATCATGTCAAGACCATACCACGCTGGTATGTCGGATAAAGTCCGTAATGCAATTCAAAGAGAATGGATGCAAGATAG gttttttgtTATAGTTGCCACAATTGCTTTTGGAATGGGTATTGACAAACCTGATGTGAGGTTTGTAATACATAATTCGTTACCTAAATCAGTTGAAGGTTTCTATCAAGAATCAGGAAGAGCAGGACGAGACGGAGATATTTCAtactcatatttattttataattactgTGATGTTTTGCGTTTACAAAAG ttgaTGCAACTGGATAGAAAAAGCAATGCGAGTGTCCGCGAAGGCCATAACaacaatttgaaacaaatggTTTCGTTTGCAGAAAATATGGTCGACTGCCGTCGTTACTTACAATTAATACATCTCggagaaaattttaatagacAACTCTGTATCAAAAACAAGGCAACTACTTGCGATAACTGTGAAAATATCGATACCTATAGTAGCGTAGAAGTAACAAAAGATGCCAAACAACTAGGAATATTAGTAAAAGATCTGTCAGCGAAATCAAATGTAACCATGTTACATGTAGCAGACGTTTATAAAGGatctaaaatacaaaaaattttcaaaatgggtCACGATAAACATCGACTATACGGAGCGGGTTCttcattcaataaaaatgatatacaaAGGATTTTAAAAACTATGGTGTTGAAGAACGTTTTAGAAGATAAAGTAATTTACGCAGGAGAATATCCTGTTGTTTATATAACGACAGGAAAAAAGTTTAACGCTTTAAACGCACCAGACCTAAAAATAACCATacctattaataaaaaatctgtaAATAAAGTAAACTCTACAATAGAAGATAATGAGGGCGAAGAAGAAGATTCTATAGAAGACAGACAAGTTCCAGGGCCTTCTAAACCTCTTCCTATAAACAccaacaaagtgaaaatcgcatcttattccaaattcaataaaacgaaaataaataatctcAAAGTACAATGTCACGAAGCTTTATTGGAAGAATGTCGAAAATTAGCGCTGGAAAGAAATTTAACTTTATCCGCAATCATGAATCTAACAGCCATTAAGACAATGTCCGACGTTTTACCAAAGACCAAAGAggagtttttgaaaatacagCACGTCACTGCggctaattataaaaaatgcgGGGAAAATTTCTTGGCCATAACGTCGAAATTTCGCGAACAAGTTGATGCCTTAGGAACGGCGCCAAAAATAACAGAATCCTCATCGTTTGGTAGTAGCTTTGATGACGAAAGTGATTGGAAAAATCCACCAGTACCTTCACAGAGAGGTACTAAACGAAAATGGACGGGCGGATATaactggaaaaataaaaaagggaaaaagaaaagaaccGCGAATAGTCCTAAGAAAAAAACGTCGCCGAAAAGTAAATACAAGAAAACGGGGTGGAAAAGCAAACGCGGTGGTGGTAAAGGCGGTGGTAGTTCAATTGGATTGATGCCGTTACATTTCAAGTGA
- the LOC130893842 gene encoding recQ-like DNA helicase Blm isoform X2: protein MDDETFERIFGGTTENANNQDEDINLNTIDWKDDFEKNIENDVASTSQNSEHCYTEEVSAINWNEDVFDEDTDTPVISFKDRDDNTLEFRKNYHFSDTVEEVLHQKFGLQTFRPQQREIINATLNRHDCFVLMPTGGGKSLCYQLPAILSEGVTIVISPLRALIGDQVDKMNGLDIPAAHLCQDVSLEDTNRIMTKLYCREPLIKLLYLTPEKIMASKAVNDVLKNLYQRGKLARFILDEAHCLSQWGHDFRPDYKQLTFLKREFTDVPIMCLTATATKQVENDVINILKLNNIKRFIMSFNRPNIKYQVIPKKGKFASEEIIQLIKKKFLKKSGIIYCLARNDCEYLADMLNKANIMSRPYHAGMSDKVRNAIQREWMQDRFFVIVATIAFGMGIDKPDVRFVIHNSLPKSVEGFYQESGRAGRDGDISYSYLFYNYCDVLRLQKLMQLDRKSNASVREGHNNNLKQMVSFAENMVDCRRYLQLIHLGENFNRQLCIKNKATTCDNCENIDTYSSVEVTKDAKQLGILVKDLSAKSNVTMLHVADVYKGSKIQKIFKMGHDKHRLYGAGSSFNKNDIQRILKTMVLKNVLEDKVIYAGEYPVVYITTGKKFNALNAPDLKITIPINKKSVNKVNSTIEDNEGEEEDSIEDRQVPGPSKPLPINTNKVKIASYSKFNKTKINNLKVQCHEALLEECRKLALERNLTLSAIMNLTAIKTMSDVLPKTKEEFLKIQHVTAANYKKCGENFLAITSKFREQVDALGTAPKITESSSFGSSFDDESDWKNPPVPSQRGTKRKWTGGYNWKNKKGKKKRTANSPKKKTSPKSKYKKTGWKSKRGGGKGGGSSIGLMPLHFK from the exons ATGGATGATGAAACTTTTGAAAGGATATTTGGTGGCACAACTGAGAATGCAAATAATCAAGATGAAGATATCAATTTAAACACTATTGATTGGAaagatgattttgaaaaaaatattgaaaatgatgtag caTCTACATCACAAAATTCGGAACATTGCTATACAGAAGAAGTATCTGCTATAAATTGGAATGAAGATGTTTTTGATGAGGATACAGATACACCTGTAATTAGTTTCAAGGATCGAGATGATAACACtttggaatttagaaaaaattatcatttctcAGATACTGTGGAAGAAGTTTTGCATCAAAAGTTTGGTCTACAAACATTCAGGCCCCAGCAACGTGAAATTATTAATGCAACATTAAACAGGCATGACTGTTTTGTTCTTATGCCAACAGGAGGAGGGAAGAGTCTTTGTTATCAACTTCCAGCCATTTTAAGTGAAGGAGTCACAATAGTTATTTCTCCTCTTAGGGCACTAATTGGAGACCAAGTAGATAAAATGAATGGTCTAGACATTCCAGCTGCTCACCTTTGTCAGGATGTTAGTTTAGAAGATACGAATCGAATTATGACTAAATTGTATTGCAGAGAGccactaataaaattattatatcttaCACCTGAAAAAATTATGGCATCCAAAGCCGTTAATGATGTGTTAAAGAATTTGTATCAAAGGGGAAAGTTGGCTAG gTTTATTCTTGACGAAGCTCATTGCTTATCACAGTGGGGTCACGATTTTAGGCCCGATTATAAACAGCTTACTTTTCTCAAACGTGAGTTTACAGATGTTCCAATTATGTGCCTTACAGCGACCGCTACCAAACAAGTAGAAAATGatgttatcaatattttaaaattgaataatattaaaagaTTCATCATGAGTTTCAATAGGCCCAATATTAAATATCAG GTTATACCAAAAAAAGGTAAATTTGCTAGTGaagaaataatacaattaattaaaaagaaatttcttaaaaaatctggaataatatattgtttagcACGGAATGATTGCGAATATTTAGCTGACATGTTAAACAAAGCTAATATCATGTCAAGACCATACCACGCTGGTATGTCGGATAAAGTCCGTAATGCAATTCAAAGAGAATGGATGCAAGATAG gttttttgtTATAGTTGCCACAATTGCTTTTGGAATGGGTATTGACAAACCTGATGTGAGGTTTGTAATACATAATTCGTTACCTAAATCAGTTGAAGGTTTCTATCAAGAATCAGGAAGAGCAGGACGAGACGGAGATATTTCAtactcatatttattttataattactgTGATGTTTTGCGTTTACAAAAG ttgaTGCAACTGGATAGAAAAAGCAATGCGAGTGTCCGCGAAGGCCATAACaacaatttgaaacaaatggTTTCGTTTGCAGAAAATATGGTCGACTGCCGTCGTTACTTACAATTAATACATCTCggagaaaattttaatagacAACTCTGTATCAAAAACAAGGCAACTACTTGCGATAACTGTGAAAATATCGATACCTATAGTAGCGTAGAAGTAACAAAAGATGCCAAACAACTAGGAATATTAGTAAAAGATCTGTCAGCGAAATCAAATGTAACCATGTTACATGTAGCAGACGTTTATAAAGGatctaaaatacaaaaaattttcaaaatgggtCACGATAAACATCGACTATACGGAGCGGGTTCttcattcaataaaaatgatatacaaAGGATTTTAAAAACTATGGTGTTGAAGAACGTTTTAGAAGATAAAGTAATTTACGCAGGAGAATATCCTGTTGTTTATATAACGACAGGAAAAAAGTTTAACGCTTTAAACGCACCAGACCTAAAAATAACCATacctattaataaaaaatctgtaAATAAAGTAAACTCTACAATAGAAGATAATGAGGGCGAAGAAGAAGATTCTATAGAAGACAGACAAGTTCCAGGGCCTTCTAAACCTCTTCCTATAAACAccaacaaagtgaaaatcgcatcttattccaaattcaataaaacgaaaataaataatctcAAAGTACAATGTCACGAAGCTTTATTGGAAGAATGTCGAAAATTAGCGCTGGAAAGAAATTTAACTTTATCCGCAATCATGAATCTAACAGCCATTAAGACAATGTCCGACGTTTTACCAAAGACCAAAGAggagtttttgaaaatacagCACGTCACTGCggctaattataaaaaatgcgGGGAAAATTTCTTGGCCATAACGTCGAAATTTCGCGAACAAGTTGATGCCTTAGGAACGGCGCCAAAAATAACAGAATCCTCATCGTTTGGTAGTAGCTTTGATGACGAAAGTGATTGGAAAAATCCACCAGTACCTTCACAGAGAGGTACTAAACGAAAATGGACGGGCGGATATaactggaaaaataaaaaagggaaaaagaaaagaaccGCGAATAGTCCTAAGAAAAAAACGTCGCCGAAAAGTAAATACAAGAAAACGGGGTGGAAAAGCAAACGCGGTGGTGGTAAAGGCGGTGGTAGTTCAATTGGATTGATGCCGTTACATTTCAAGTGA